The following coding sequences are from one Epinephelus fuscoguttatus linkage group LG7, E.fuscoguttatus.final_Chr_v1 window:
- the iqsec2b gene encoding IQ motif and SEC7 domain-containing protein 1 isoform X2, which translates to MNSSKRWLSPRRSKLYIVEGDSQCPETGTHKDSSFSQTPYLRGSERYTDSSTSSAPSGSRDPSCVSASSSASLAWALRTRHQPASLALRKQEEEENKRCKALSDSYELSTDLQDKKVEMLERKYGGSFVSRRAARTIQTAFRQYRMNKNFERLRSSASESRMTRRIILSNMRLQYSFDERQPQQQAQTQTNFTHSVAIGPPHSPDPDRTGDYTHLEDSFSKQVKSLADSIDDALTCRAGRNDSQEGSREGGGISEDFGECVWSSSSNPSSQRGLGERARGAGGGLSMHGDSTATSYSDVTLYMDDGMPSSPLSLDRAPSSTDTEYWGPGGGVGGREDSRDTEGGGSSNSRRSTPCTECRDYRLRGAHLPLLTIEPPSDSSVDMSDRSDRGSLSRQLVYEQEPGVGAGSPQGTLKHSPNTGTRPTSTAAAQGQTRAPGRPIPTHIPHQVAAHHHHHHHPIHHHQYPDTPSSSSSPQQPPTTPLSSSSSTALPPGGLEQPCCSDGDNDSLNSTTNSNETVNCSSGSSSQDSLREPLPPLGKQTYQRESRHSWDSPPFNSDVVQRRQYRIGLNLFNKKPEKGIQYLIERGFVSDTPVGIARFILERKGLSRQMIGEFLGNRQKQFNKDVLDCVVDEMDFSGMDLDDALRKFQAQIKVQGEAQKVERLIEAFSQRYCVCNPTLVRQFQNPDTIFILAFAIILLNTDMYSPNVKAERKMKLEDFIKNLRGVDNGQDIPRDLLVGIYQRIQKWELRTNDDHVSQVQAVERVIVGKKPVLSLPHRRLVCCCQLYEVPDPNRPQRTGVHQREVFLFNDLLVVTKIFQKKKTSVTYSFRQSFPLVEMQVHMFQNSYYPHGIRLTSAVLGGERKVLIVFMAPSQQDRTRFVSDLRESIAEVQEMEKYRVESELEKQKGVMRPSLLTGGVVGGVGVKSDVVNGTLGRTSFDDNCSVGEGLKRTALSSSLRDLSDAGKRGRRNSVGSLDSTMEGSIISSPQPHQRYPMPGVLPGCYGTEDFRPHRPILSPGSGVGGGPGQQHTTAGTGVGGVSSSVERAGAGSGPGGSSNNSSGSFLGSLFGSKRAKPPGPLIPPGPPYPAPVPPPTTGGPPPHSPSSLCQLDGGPSKIQALHAQYCHVATVQPPPPYYHHHRYHVQTAPPPLQGVPPHTIQRGPLPCRPPLGPPLAQHPQLAHLSQLSQHGLPGRYANMVVGCPPPLSPLSQHSQNPQFALYHAQPTHSIRGGAVPGTKLPLTLSHSHPHPHAHSQTHPGHVHTPHPASHSTHQTHFIFGTLPHNLPSASVNAHHAASVAPYLPQYPPLSSIPPPPPHSPLPPPSSPLTPLTPLSPLPPQHPGQPQQGPQVTGAGATGTGGSSKSKPINRISTVV; encoded by the exons ATGAATTCCTCTAAGAGATGGTTAAGTCCTCGCCGCTCTAAACTTTACAT TGTGGAGGGGGATTCCCAGTGTCCAGAGACGGGCACCCACAAAGACAGCTCATTCAGCCAGACGCCTTACCTGCGCGGCTCGGAGCGCTATActgacagcagcaccagcagcgcGCCGTCTGGATCCAGGGACCCTTCGTGCGTGTCGGCCTCCAGTTCAGCCAGCTTGGCCTGGGCACTACGAACGCGCCACCAACCTGCAAGTCTGGCCCTCCGCAagcaagaggaagaagagaataAGAGATGCAAGGCGCTTTCAGACAGCTATGAACTCTCGACGGATCTGCAGGATAAGAAG GTTGAGATGCTGGAGAGAAAGTATGGCGGCTCCTTTGTAAGTCGCAGAGCAGCTAGGACCATTCAGACGGCCTTCAGACAGTATCGCATGAACAAGAACTTTGAGCGCCTCAGAAGCTCTGCGTCGGAGAGCCGCATGACACGCCGCATCATCCTGTCCAACATGAGACTGCAGTATTCCTTTGATGAgcgacagcctcagcagcaagcCCAGACACAGACCAACTTCACCCACAGTGTTGCCATAGGGCCTCCACATTCCCCTGACCCAGACCGCACAGGAGACTACACCCACTTAGAGGACTCCTTCTCCAAACAG GTCAAGTCCTTAGCTGACTCCATCGATGATGCCCTTACCTGCCGCGCGGGTCGCAATGACTCCCAAGAGGGCAGCAGGGAGGGTGGAGGTATTAGTGAAGACtttggagagtgtgtgtggagcagcagcagcaacccctCCTCCCAAAGAGGTTTAGGAGAACGAGCCAGGGGTGCTGGAGGAGGACTCAGTATGCACGGCGACAGCACCGCCACCTCGTACAGCGACGTCACCCTTTACATGGATGATGGCATGCCGTCATCCCCGCTGTCCCTTGATCGGgcacccagcagcacagatacGGAGTACTGGGGCCCCGGTGGTGGTGTCGGAGGACGTGAGGACAGCAGGGACACTGAGGGAGGGGGCAGCAGTAACAGTCGACGCAGTACCCCGTGTACGGAGTGCAGGGACTATCGTCTAAGGGGCGCACATCTGCCTCTCCTCACTATTGAGCCACCCAGTGACAGTTCGGTGGACATGAGTGACCGCTCAGATCGTGGCTCTCTGAGCAGGCAGCTGGTCTATGAGCAGGAGCCCGGTGTAGGGGCTGGCTCCCCTCAGGGAACCCTCAAACACTCCCCCAACACGGGCACCCGCCCTACCTCCACAGCAGCCGCCCAAGGTCAGACTCGAGCCCCTGGCAGACCCATACCCACACACATCCCTCACCAGGTGGCTgcacaccaccaccatcaccaccaccctATCCACCACCATCAATACCCCGACAcaccttcatcctcctcctcccctcagcAGCCCCCCACcacccctctgtcctcctcctcctctacagCTCTGCCCCCTGGTGGTCTGGAGCAGCCGTGCTGCTCAGATGGAGACAACGACTCACTCAACTCCACCACCAACTCCAACGAGACAGTCAACTGCAGCTCCGGCTCCTCGTCTCAGGACAGCCTGCGAGAACCTCTGCCACCTCTGGGAAAGCAGACGTACCAGAGAGAAAGCCGCCACAGCTGGGACTCCCCGCCATTCAACAGCGATGTGGTGCAGAGACGCCAGTATCGTATAGGCCTCAACCTCTTCAACAA GAAGCCAGAGAAAGGGATCCAGTACCTGATAGAGAGAGGCTTCGTGTCGGACACTCCAGTTGGCATCGCTCGCTTCATCCTGGAGAGGAAAGGCCTCAGCCGGCAGATGATTGGAGAGTTTCTGGGAAACCGGCAGAAACAATTCAACAAAGATGTTTTAGA ctgtgtggtggatgaaatggaCTTCTCAGGAATGGATTTGGATGACGCCCTCAGGAAGTTCCAGGCTCAGATTAAAGTTCAAGGAGAAGCCCAAAAAGTGGAGCGACTCATAGAGGCCTTTAG TCAGAGATACTGTGTGTGTAATCCAACGCTGGTTCGGCAGTTCCAGAACCCGGACACCATCTTCATCTTGGCTTTTGCCATCATCCTCCTCAACACAGATATGTACAGTCCCAACGTCAAAGCTGAGAGGAAGATGAAACTGGAGGATTTCATCAAGAATTTGAGAG GCGTAGACAATGGCCAGGATATCCCCAGGGACCTGCTGGTTGGGATCTACCAGCGGATACAGAAATGGGAGCTACGGACCAACGATGACCACGTGTCCCAAGTGCAGGCAGTGGAGAGAGTCATTGTGGGCAAGAAGCCT GTGCTGTCCCTTCCCCATCGTAGGCTGGTGTGTTGCTGCCAGCTCTACGAGGTCCCCGACCCCAACAGACCTCAGAGGACCGGAGTTCACCAACGAGAGGTCTTCCTCTTTAATGACCTTCTGGTG GTGACCAAAATCTTCCAGAAGAAGAAAACCTCAGTGACTTATAGTTTCAGACAATCTTTCCCTTTGGTTGAGATGCAAGTGCACATGTTCCAGAACTCAT ACTACCCTCATGGCATCCGCCTGACCTCAGCAGTCCTGGGTGGGGAGAGGAAGGTTCTTATCGTTTTTATGGCACCCAGTCAGCAAGACCGCACCCGCTTTGTTAGCGACCTCAGGGAGAGCATTGCTGAAGTGCAAGAGATGGAGAAGTACAGAGTGGAAT cCGAGTTGGAGAAACAGAAAGGTGTGATGCGGCCCAGCTTGCTCACTGGAGGTGTGGTTGGAGGCGTAGGTGTGAAGAGCGATGTTGTGAATGGCACCCTGGGAAGGACAAGTTTTGATGACAACTGCTCGGTGGGTGAGGGTCTCAAACGCACGGCGCTCAGCTCATCTCTCAGGGACCTATCGGACGCAG GGAAACGTGGTCGCAGGAACAGTGTTGGTTCTCTGGACAGTACCATGGAA GGCTCCATCATTAGCAGCCCACAGCCTCACCAGCGCTACCCAATGCCAGGCGTGTTGCCTGGCTGCTATGGAACAGAAGACTTCCGGCCTCATCGCCCCATCCTGAGCCCCGGAtcgggggtggggggtgggccGGGGCAGCAACATACCACTGCTGGGACCGGAGTTGGGGGAGTCTCCAGCAGTGTAGAGAGAGCAGGAGCGGGGAGCGGCCCTGGGgggagcagcaacaacagcagcggTTCCTTCCTGGGCTCCCTATTCGGCAGCAAACGCGCCAAACCACCAGGGCCCCTTATTCCACCGGGGCCACCCTACCCCGCACCTGTACCCCCACCGACTACGGGAGGGCCCCCTCCTCACTCCCCTTCATCGCTGTGCCAGCTGGACGGGGGACCCTCCAAGATCCAGGCGCTGCACGCACAGTACTGTCACGTGGCCACCGTGCAGCCGCCACCACCTTACTACCATCACCATCGCTACCACGTCCAAACTGCCCCCCCTCCTTTGCAAGGAGTGCCCCCTCATACTATACAGAGAGGCCCACTACCCTGTCGTCCACCCCTTGGCCCCCCACTCGCCCAGCACCCGCAGCTGGCCCATCTCTCCCAGCTATCCCAGCATGGGCTTCCGGGTCGTTACGCCAACATGGTGGTGGGATGTCCCCCCcccctttctcctctctcccaaCATTCCCAGAACCCACAGTTCGCCCTGTACCACGCGCAGCCTACACACTCTATCAGAGGGGGCGCCGTCCCTGGTACCAAACTTCCGCTAACCCTGTCTCactcccacccccacccccacgcACACTCCCAAACCCACCCCGGACACGTGCACACACCACACCCAGCCAGCCACTCCACCCACCAAACACACTTCATATTCGGCACTCTACCCCACAACCTTCCATCCGCCTCCGTCAATGCGCATCACGCAGCGTCCGTCGCCCCGTATCTGCCCCAGtaccctcctctctcttccatCCCCCCTCCCCCACCACACTCCCCTTTACCCCCCCCTTCGTCCCCCCTTACCCCTCTTAcacctctctcccctctcccccccCAGCACCCCGGGCAGCCTCAGCAGGGGCCGCAGGTGACGGGGGCTGGAGCGACAGGTACAGGGGGCAGCTCCAAATCCAAGCCTATCAACCGGATAAGTACCGTGGTGTGA